A genomic window from Streptomyces sp. WMMC940 includes:
- a CDS encoding glycosyltransferase has product MTSHHTPPADGLGCSPGAFEGTLGETAGVAEPAAVTVVIPTFNESANVRELLHRLTDSVPARLPCEVVFVDDSSDDTPAVIAEAAQDCPFPVTVIHRDSPDGGLGGAVVEGMKAAGSDWIVVMDADLQHPPSLVPDLVATGEKESADLVVASRYLPGGSRAGLAGGYRVAVSRGATWLAKGLFPRVLRGISDPMSGFFAIRRSTVSAEALKPLGYKILLELAVRCRPGGVAEVPFVFQDRFAGESKSTAREGVRFLRHLVGLRTASPLARMAAFGLIGLTGFVPNLLALHALVTAGLHYLPAEILANQFGVLWNFLLIEVLLFRDRRHHRHWADRVGRFALLANADLVLRIPLIALLVGQFHLAVLPATTLALLTTFVLRFAGTEALVYLPRGGRSARSRTGTARSTS; this is encoded by the coding sequence GTGACGAGCCATCACACACCTCCGGCCGACGGACTGGGGTGCAGTCCGGGAGCGTTCGAGGGCACGCTCGGCGAGACCGCGGGGGTCGCCGAACCGGCGGCCGTCACCGTGGTGATCCCGACCTTCAACGAGTCGGCCAACGTACGCGAACTGCTGCACCGGCTCACCGACTCCGTGCCGGCGCGGCTCCCCTGCGAGGTCGTGTTCGTCGACGACTCCTCCGACGACACCCCGGCGGTGATCGCCGAGGCCGCGCAGGACTGCCCCTTCCCCGTCACGGTCATCCACCGGGACTCGCCCGACGGCGGACTCGGCGGCGCGGTCGTCGAGGGGATGAAGGCCGCGGGGTCGGACTGGATCGTGGTCATGGACGCCGACCTCCAGCATCCGCCGTCACTGGTCCCCGATCTCGTCGCCACCGGCGAGAAGGAGTCCGCCGACCTCGTCGTCGCCAGCCGCTATCTGCCCGGCGGCAGCCGCGCCGGGCTCGCGGGCGGCTACCGGGTGGCCGTCTCCCGCGGCGCGACCTGGCTCGCGAAGGGGCTCTTCCCGCGCGTCCTGCGCGGCATCAGCGACCCGATGAGCGGCTTCTTCGCCATCCGCCGGTCCACGGTGAGCGCCGAGGCGCTGAAGCCGCTCGGCTACAAGATCCTGCTGGAACTGGCCGTGCGCTGCCGGCCGGGCGGAGTCGCCGAGGTGCCGTTCGTCTTCCAGGACCGGTTCGCGGGCGAGTCCAAGTCGACGGCCAGGGAAGGCGTGCGCTTCCTGCGCCATCTGGTCGGGCTGCGCACCGCCTCCCCGCTCGCCCGGATGGCCGCCTTCGGGCTCATCGGGCTCACCGGCTTCGTCCCCAACCTGCTGGCGCTGCACGCGCTGGTGACCGCCGGTCTGCACTATCTGCCCGCCGAGATCCTCGCCAACCAGTTCGGCGTGCTGTGGAACTTCCTCCTCATCGAGGTGCTGCTGTTCCGGGACCGGCGCCACCACCGCCACTGGGCGGACCGCGTGGGCCGGTTCGCGCTGCTCGCCAACGCGGACCTGGTGCTGCGCATCCCACTGATCGCCCTGCTCGTCGGGCAGTTCCACCTGGCCGTGCTGCCCGCCACCACGCTCGCGCTGCTCACGACGTTCGTCCTGCGCTTCGCCGGGACCGAGGCGCTCGTCTACCTGCCGCGCGGAGGCCGCTCCGCAAGGAGCCGTACCGGCACAGCAAGGAGCACCAGTTGA
- a CDS encoding glycosyltransferase: protein MLTSLFIGAVSLALFWMAAFTLWWQMHAWRTPETLASTRFESPAGTGGLSFSLLLPARHEQLVLEHTISRLLQSSHRDFEIIVIVGHDDPETTEVAARAASRDPDRVRVVVDTHETKNKPKALNTALPHCRGDVVGVFDAEDQVHPELLAHVDHAFTATGADVVQGGVQLINFHSSWYALRNCLEYFFWFRSRLHLHAAKGFIPLGGNTVFVRTDVLREAGGWDQNCLAEDCDLGVRLSSRGKKVVVAYDADMVTREETPGTLMSLLKQRTRWNQGFLQVYRKKDWRQLPALGQRMLARYTLMTPFMQAFTGVVIPVNAAAALLLDVPVGVAFLTFLPLVTAMVTFVFEIVGLHDFGTQYGLRVRFPHYLKLIGGGPFYQVLLAGAAVRAVWREQRGRNEWELTSHVGAHLTREDVPA from the coding sequence TTGCTCACGTCCTTGTTCATCGGCGCCGTCTCCTTGGCGCTCTTCTGGATGGCGGCGTTCACGCTCTGGTGGCAGATGCACGCCTGGCGCACACCGGAGACGCTCGCGTCGACACGCTTCGAGAGCCCGGCGGGCACGGGGGGACTGTCGTTCTCCCTGCTGCTGCCCGCCCGGCACGAACAGCTGGTGCTGGAACACACCATCAGCAGGCTGCTGCAGTCCAGCCACCGCGACTTCGAGATCATCGTCATCGTCGGGCACGACGACCCGGAGACCACGGAGGTCGCCGCGCGGGCCGCTTCCCGCGATCCCGACCGGGTACGGGTCGTCGTCGACACCCATGAGACCAAGAACAAACCGAAGGCGCTGAACACGGCCCTCCCGCACTGCCGCGGGGACGTCGTCGGGGTCTTCGACGCCGAGGACCAGGTCCACCCGGAGCTCCTCGCGCACGTCGACCACGCCTTCACCGCCACCGGCGCCGACGTCGTCCAGGGCGGCGTCCAGCTGATCAACTTCCACTCCTCGTGGTACGCGCTGCGCAACTGCCTGGAGTACTTCTTCTGGTTCCGTTCCCGTCTCCACCTCCATGCCGCCAAGGGCTTCATCCCGCTCGGCGGCAACACCGTCTTCGTCCGCACCGACGTGCTGCGCGAGGCCGGCGGCTGGGACCAGAACTGCCTGGCCGAGGACTGCGACCTCGGCGTGCGCCTGTCCAGCCGCGGCAAGAAGGTCGTCGTCGCGTACGACGCCGACATGGTCACCCGAGAGGAGACCCCCGGCACGCTGATGTCGCTGCTGAAGCAGCGCACCCGCTGGAACCAGGGCTTCCTTCAGGTCTACCGGAAGAAGGACTGGCGGCAACTGCCCGCGCTGGGGCAGCGCATGCTCGCCCGCTACACGCTGATGACGCCGTTCATGCAGGCGTTCACGGGCGTGGTCATCCCCGTCAACGCCGCCGCCGCACTCCTCCTCGACGTGCCCGTCGGCGTCGCCTTCCTCACGTTCCTGCCGCTGGTCACGGCGATGGTGACCTTCGTCTTCGAGATCGTCGGACTGCACGACTTCGGAACCCAGTACGGGCTGCGGGTCCGTTTCCCGCACTACCTCAAGCTCATCGGCGGCGGCCCCTTCTACCAGGTGCTCCTCGCGGGCGCGGCCGTGCGGGCCGTGTGGCGCGAGCAGCGCGGCCGCAACGAGTGGGAGCTGACCAGCCATGTCGGCGCGCACCTCACCCGAGAGGACGTCCCCGCGTGA
- a CDS encoding thioredoxin domain-containing protein, translating into MNRLAGVTSPYLLQHADNPVDWWPWTPEAFEEARRRDVPVLLSVGYSACHWCHVMAHESFEDDDTAAYLNEHFVSVKVDREERPDVDAVYMEAVQAATGQGGWPMTVFLTPGAQPFYFGTYFPPAPRHGMPSFRQVLEGVTAAWADRRGEVDEVAGKIVRDLAGRALAYGGQGTPGEEELAQALLGLTREYDPAHGGFGGAPKFPPSMVLEFLLRHYARTGAEGALQMAADTCEAMARGGIYDQLGGGFARYSVDREWVTPHFEKMLYDNALLCRVYAHLWRVTGSDLARRVALETADFMVRELRTPEGGLASALDADSALPDGSGEHAEGAYYVWTPGGLRDVLGEDDAEFAMRYFGVTEEGTFEHGSSVLRLPQDAGVADSGRVASVRERLLAARDQRPRPGRDDKVVAAWNGLAIAALAEAGGYFDRPDLVERATEAADLLVRLHLDDGARLTRTSRDGRAGANAGVLEDYADVAEGFLALASVSGEGAWLEFAGLLLDGVLERFTGPGGQLYDTARDAERLIRRPQDPTDNAAPSGWTAAAGALLSYAAHTGSEAHRSEAERALGVVKALGPRAPRFIGWGLAAAEALLDGPREVAVVGAPGDTGMRSLHRAALLGTAPGAVVAAGGPGGDEFPLLADRPLVDGKPAAYVCRRFVCAAPVTEVEALRRELAPRG; encoded by the coding sequence ATGAACCGGTTGGCTGGTGTGACCTCGCCTTATCTGCTTCAGCACGCGGACAATCCGGTCGACTGGTGGCCCTGGACGCCGGAGGCCTTCGAGGAAGCGCGACGACGCGACGTACCCGTGCTGCTGTCAGTCGGCTACTCCGCATGCCACTGGTGCCACGTCATGGCCCACGAGTCCTTCGAGGACGACGACACCGCGGCGTATCTGAACGAGCACTTCGTGTCCGTCAAGGTCGACCGCGAGGAGCGTCCCGATGTGGACGCCGTGTACATGGAGGCCGTGCAGGCGGCCACGGGTCAGGGCGGCTGGCCCATGACGGTGTTCCTCACGCCCGGGGCGCAGCCCTTCTACTTCGGCACCTACTTCCCGCCCGCCCCGCGGCACGGGATGCCGTCGTTCCGCCAGGTCCTGGAGGGCGTCACCGCCGCCTGGGCGGACCGGCGCGGCGAGGTCGACGAGGTGGCTGGGAAGATCGTCCGCGATCTGGCGGGACGGGCCCTGGCGTACGGGGGCCAGGGAACCCCGGGGGAGGAGGAGCTCGCCCAGGCGCTGCTCGGCCTCACCCGGGAGTACGACCCGGCGCACGGCGGCTTCGGCGGGGCGCCCAAGTTCCCGCCGTCGATGGTCCTGGAGTTCCTGCTGCGGCACTACGCGCGCACGGGCGCGGAGGGCGCGCTGCAGATGGCCGCCGACACCTGCGAGGCGATGGCCCGCGGCGGGATCTACGACCAGCTCGGCGGGGGCTTCGCCCGGTACTCGGTGGATCGCGAGTGGGTGACTCCCCACTTCGAGAAGATGCTCTACGACAACGCCCTGCTCTGCCGGGTGTACGCACATCTGTGGCGGGTCACCGGCAGCGACCTGGCCCGCCGGGTCGCCCTGGAGACCGCCGACTTCATGGTGCGGGAACTAAGGACGCCGGAAGGCGGCCTTGCCTCCGCCCTCGACGCCGACAGCGCTCTTCCCGACGGTTCCGGTGAGCACGCCGAGGGCGCGTACTACGTCTGGACGCCCGGCGGACTGAGGGACGTGCTGGGCGAGGACGACGCGGAGTTCGCCATGCGGTACTTCGGCGTGACCGAGGAGGGCACCTTCGAGCACGGCTCCTCGGTGCTCCGGCTTCCGCAGGACGCGGGCGTCGCCGACTCCGGGAGGGTCGCGTCCGTGCGGGAGCGGCTGCTGGCGGCGCGTGATCAGCGGCCGAGGCCGGGCCGCGACGACAAGGTCGTCGCCGCGTGGAACGGTCTCGCGATCGCCGCACTGGCGGAAGCCGGCGGTTACTTCGACCGGCCGGACCTCGTCGAGCGTGCCACGGAGGCCGCCGATCTGCTCGTCCGGCTCCACTTGGACGACGGTGCGCGACTGACCCGTACCTCCAGGGACGGCCGTGCGGGTGCCAACGCCGGGGTGCTGGAGGACTACGCCGATGTCGCCGAGGGCTTCCTGGCCCTCGCCTCCGTCAGCGGCGAGGGGGCGTGGCTGGAGTTCGCGGGCCTCCTGCTGGACGGAGTCCTGGAGCGGTTCACGGGCCCCGGGGGGCAGTTGTACGACACGGCCCGCGACGCCGAGCGGCTGATCCGACGGCCCCAGGACCCCACGGACAACGCCGCTCCCTCCGGCTGGACGGCCGCGGCCGGCGCGCTGCTCTCCTACGCCGCGCACACCGGCTCGGAGGCCCACCGCAGCGAGGCGGAGAGGGCGTTGGGAGTGGTGAAGGCGCTCGGCCCGCGCGCCCCCCGGTTCATCGGGTGGGGGCTCGCCGCCGCGGAGGCGCTGCTCGACGGTCCGCGGGAGGTGGCGGTCGTCGGAGCGCCCGGTGACACCGGGATGCGGAGTCTGCACCGGGCCGCGCTGCTGGGGACGGCGCCGGGCGCCGTGGTCGCCGCCGGTGGGCCGGGCGGTGATGAGTTCCCGCTGCTCGCGGACCGCCCGCTGGTCGACGGGAAGCCGGCGGCCTATGTCTGCCGGCGTTTCGTCTGTGCCGCACCGGTCACCGAAGTGGAGGCGCTACGGCGGGAGTTGGCGCCCCGGGGGTGA
- a CDS encoding ArnT family glycosyltransferase yields the protein MTSTLTAAPPVAAARSAHPARRLTVRPVVRFRSSRPDLLLCGALLTAILLVQGWNIQHFPTLSDDEGTYLAQAWAVQQGEGLAHYTYWYDHPPLGWIQLAGLTWIPSLIAPDAMTVATMRGAMLLISAASAVLLYVLARRLWLPRWAAGLAMALFGLSPLSVVLQREIFLDNLAVMWMLLAFCLAASPSRHLWHHFGAGLAAATGVLTKETMLVVLPALLVTMWRFSHRDTRKFAVTGAVTACALIGFSYPLFALLKGELLPGEGHVSLWEGITYQMSRPGSGFILSEGTGSNGVLRSWLYYDRVLPLGGLAGAALLLLTLRWSVTARALAGPALAVAVLAAVAMRPSGYLPAMYVIQALPFLALVLAGGAASVGHAVLSRWRRPGEERPLMLARRSAAAVLALAAAVYVVPRWYDGDRTAMTADANGPYRAAARWLSTEVDEPARTRVLVDDALWLDLVHAGYQPGLGAIWFYKADLDPAVTKTMPRGWRDLDYVVASPTVRRDARDLPNVRAALEHSTPVAVFGEGEDRIEIREIGGADHT from the coding sequence GTGACCTCCACCCTCACGGCGGCGCCACCGGTGGCGGCCGCCCGCTCCGCCCATCCCGCAAGACGGCTCACCGTCCGGCCCGTCGTCCGCTTCCGGTCCTCCCGGCCGGACCTGCTCCTGTGCGGTGCGCTGCTGACCGCGATCCTCCTGGTGCAGGGCTGGAACATCCAGCACTTCCCGACCCTCAGTGACGACGAGGGCACCTACCTCGCCCAGGCGTGGGCGGTCCAGCAGGGCGAGGGCCTGGCCCACTACACGTACTGGTACGACCATCCGCCGCTCGGCTGGATCCAGCTCGCCGGTCTGACCTGGATCCCCTCGCTCATCGCGCCGGACGCGATGACGGTGGCCACGATGCGCGGGGCGATGCTGCTGATCAGCGCGGCGAGCGCGGTCCTGCTCTACGTCCTGGCGCGCCGGCTCTGGCTGCCGCGCTGGGCGGCGGGGCTCGCGATGGCCCTGTTCGGACTGTCGCCGCTGTCCGTGGTCCTGCAGCGGGAGATCTTCCTCGACAACCTCGCCGTGATGTGGATGCTGCTGGCGTTCTGCCTCGCGGCCTCGCCCAGCCGGCATCTGTGGCACCACTTCGGGGCAGGGCTCGCCGCCGCCACCGGGGTGCTCACCAAGGAGACGATGCTGGTCGTCCTTCCCGCGCTGCTGGTGACGATGTGGCGCTTCAGCCACCGCGACACCCGTAAGTTCGCGGTCACGGGCGCCGTCACCGCCTGCGCCCTGATCGGTTTCTCCTACCCGCTGTTCGCGCTCCTCAAGGGCGAACTCCTGCCGGGCGAGGGCCATGTGTCGCTGTGGGAGGGCATCACCTACCAGATGAGCCGGCCCGGCTCGGGGTTCATCCTCAGTGAGGGGACCGGATCGAACGGCGTGCTCCGGTCCTGGCTCTACTACGACCGGGTGCTGCCGCTGGGCGGGCTCGCCGGGGCCGCGCTGCTGCTCCTGACACTGCGCTGGTCGGTGACCGCGCGGGCGCTCGCCGGGCCCGCGCTGGCCGTGGCCGTCCTTGCGGCCGTCGCGATGCGCCCGTCGGGCTATCTGCCCGCGATGTACGTCATCCAGGCGCTGCCGTTCCTGGCACTGGTGCTGGCCGGCGGGGCGGCGAGCGTCGGGCACGCGGTGCTGAGCCGGTGGCGGCGCCCCGGAGAAGAACGGCCGCTCATGCTCGCCCGCCGGTCCGCGGCCGCCGTGCTCGCCCTCGCCGCGGCCGTGTACGTGGTGCCGCGCTGGTACGACGGCGACCGCACCGCGATGACGGCCGACGCCAACGGCCCGTACCGGGCCGCCGCGCGGTGGCTGAGCACCGAGGTCGACGAACCCGCCCGTACCCGGGTGCTCGTCGACGACGCCCTCTGGCTCGACCTGGTGCACGCCGGGTACCAGCCGGGGCTCGGGGCCATCTGGTTCTACAAGGCCGACCTCGACCCGGCGGTGACGAAGACCATGCCGCGCGGCTGGCGGGACCTGGACTACGTGGTCGCCTCGCCGACGGTCCGCCGCGACGCGCGCGATCTGCCCAATGTGCGGGCCGCGCTGGAGCACTCCACGCCCGTCGCCGTCTTCGGCGAGGGCGAGGACCGTATCGAGATCCGAGAAATCGGGGGAGCTGACCACACGTGA